In a single window of the Acidobacteriota bacterium genome:
- a CDS encoding amidohydrolase, which translates to MFLPSDALARQKPASLIIVNANIRTLDAKQPRAEALAVSGGRIIAVGTGDEVRKLAGADTEVIDAKGRLVLPGFNDSHVHFTAVGNQFSHLDLRQTRSREQILERVREYVAILPRGRWIIGAGITENIQFEDTGLLDAASPDNPVLLYYSIPKRAAVNALALKAARLNNEKAVVADDEMTWVRNAAPRDHATNWAEIAETASNLAATLGVTTVQDVHSDDLAELMNALDRQGKLKTRIYDCIGIEKYRDAIDRGMKAGDGNSMVRGGCIKGMTEGDTDDIDELTPIVIAADKAGIQVALHAIGGRSVAGALTIFENAAKANGPRDRRFRVEHAARFRNADIPRFARGNFIASMQPFLFYGGPEYGDDYSAMSAAGVRFAFGSDASMIDLNPMLGIHAAVNSGGRSISVEEAVRAYTVGSSYAEFAENAKGTLAEGRLADLVMLSEDIFTIDRGRIRDVRIVLTVVNGRVVFQSR; encoded by the coding sequence GTGTTTTTGCCTTCAGACGCTTTAGCTCGTCAAAAACCTGCAAGCCTTATCATCGTCAACGCAAATATAAGAACTCTTGACGCCAAACAGCCTCGGGCTGAGGCGTTAGCGGTTTCCGGCGGGCGAATAATTGCGGTCGGAACCGGCGATGAGGTTAGGAAGCTGGCAGGTGCTGACACCGAGGTCATAGACGCAAAGGGTCGCCTTGTCTTGCCGGGATTCAATGATTCTCACGTGCATTTCACGGCCGTTGGGAATCAGTTCTCGCACCTCGACCTTCGGCAAACTAGATCACGCGAACAAATACTTGAACGCGTCAGAGAATACGTCGCCATTTTGCCTCGCGGACGGTGGATCATCGGTGCAGGCATTACCGAAAATATTCAATTCGAAGATACAGGCCTCCTGGACGCGGCATCGCCCGACAACCCTGTTCTGCTTTACTACTCCATCCCGAAGCGTGCGGCGGTCAATGCCTTGGCACTGAAGGCCGCTCGACTCAACAATGAAAAAGCAGTCGTCGCAGACGATGAAATGACGTGGGTCCGCAATGCAGCTCCACGCGATCACGCGACGAACTGGGCAGAAATTGCCGAGACCGCTTCGAATCTTGCTGCAACGCTCGGCGTGACTACGGTTCAGGATGTGCATTCCGACGACCTGGCCGAACTGATGAACGCTCTTGATCGGCAGGGCAAACTTAAAACGCGGATCTACGACTGTATCGGTATTGAGAAATATCGCGATGCAATTGACCGAGGGATGAAGGCCGGGGACGGAAATTCGATGGTTCGCGGAGGCTGCATAAAAGGAATGACGGAGGGCGATACGGACGATATTGATGAACTGACGCCGATCGTCATCGCGGCCGATAAGGCTGGCATTCAGGTCGCACTTCACGCTATCGGCGGCAGATCCGTCGCCGGAGCACTGACGATATTCGAGAATGCCGCAAAGGCGAACGGCCCGCGTGACCGGCGTTTTCGCGTGGAGCATGCCGCACGCTTTCGAAATGCCGATATTCCGCGGTTCGCACGCGGTAATTTCATCGCGTCGATGCAGCCCTTCTTATTTTACGGCGGTCCGGAATATGGCGATGACTATTCCGCGATGTCAGCCGCGGGTGTTCGTTTTGCATTTGGCTCCGACGCGTCGATGATCGATCTGAATCCGATGCTCGGGATACACGCGGCTGTAAACAGCGGAGGACGTTCCATTTCTGTGGAAGAGGCCGTGAGAGCATATACTGTGGGCAGCTCGTACGCAGAATTTGCCGAGAACGCAAAAGGGACGCTTGCCGAGGGCAGACTTGCTGATCTCGTTATGCTTTCCGAGGATATTTTTACCATTGACCGCGGCCGGATACGCGACGTGCGGATCGTGTTAACGGTCGTCAACGGAAGGGTCGTATTTCAGTCCAGATAG
- a CDS encoding sigma-70 family RNA polymerase sigma factor, whose product MPEERLSDNDLIIAVRAGDEEAFAEIVSRYRNQITNFLYRFLNDYEEAVDLAQETFVRVYFALDRYHTDFAFSTYIYRIASNLAISELRKRKRRRLMSLTGLFQGEDQEAEYQPEDRAALPDQLLVESERDRVIAKAIASLPEKYRLPIVLRDVEQRSYEEVASIMNLGLGTTKSRISRGRGLLREKLQDYFDEN is encoded by the coding sequence ATGCCTGAAGAAAGGTTATCTGACAACGATCTGATCATCGCAGTACGTGCGGGTGACGAGGAGGCATTTGCGGAGATCGTCTCGCGTTACCGCAATCAGATAACTAATTTTCTTTACAGATTTTTGAATGACTACGAAGAGGCGGTGGACCTGGCACAAGAAACTTTCGTTCGGGTGTATTTCGCTCTTGACCGCTATCACACGGATTTCGCGTTCTCGACGTATATTTACCGAATTGCGTCGAACCTTGCGATCAGCGAGTTGCGAAAGCGCAAGCGGCGGCGATTGATGTCTCTGACCGGGTTGTTTCAGGGCGAGGATCAGGAAGCCGAATATCAGCCGGAGGATAGGGCGGCCTTGCCGGATCAGTTGCTGGTCGAAAGCGAACGCGACAGAGTTATAGCGAAAGCAATTGCGTCGCTGCCTGAGAAATACCGTTTACCGATCGTGCTTCGCGACGTAGAGCAGCGATCGTACGAAGAAGTAGCGTCGATAATGAATCTCGGTTTAGGAACGACCAAATCGCGGATCAGCCGCGGAAGAGGACTTTTGCGGGAAAAGCTGCAGGATTATTTTGATGAGAACTGA
- a CDS encoding DUF4920 domain-containing protein, with amino-acid sequence MKKTSFLFVAIFLLAGFSASFAQSADSVKPELNSKGEPVHKSSQNAPVDLRSGEKITRGAALANGVKKASVEKALADPSKFEGKTVEVSGVIVRSCKTEGCWMEMADKEGGKSVRVTFGDHAFFIPLNAAGLKVRAQGVFKTNVLPKDKVDHLMNDDGAKFEKINADGSVTEVKFDATGVVLTKSK; translated from the coding sequence ATGAAAAAAACATCATTCTTGTTCGTTGCAATATTTCTTTTGGCCGGATTCTCGGCATCGTTCGCACAGTCCGCCGATTCAGTAAAGCCTGAACTCAACAGCAAAGGTGAGCCGGTTCACAAGAGCAGTCAAAACGCTCCGGTTGACCTGAGATCGGGAGAAAAGATCACCCGCGGTGCGGCACTTGCCAACGGTGTGAAGAAGGCTTCGGTTGAAAAGGCCCTGGCTGATCCGTCAAAGTTCGAGGGCAAGACCGTCGAGGTCAGCGGCGTGATCGTTCGTTCGTGCAAGACCGAAGGCTGCTGGATGGAAATGGCAGACAAAGAAGGCGGCAAGTCTGTACGTGTTACTTTTGGTGATCACGCATTCTTCATTCCGCTCAATGCTGCCGGCTTGAAGGTACGTGCACAGGGCGTTTTCAAAACGAACGTGCTGCCTAAAGACAAGGTCGATCACCTGATGAACGACGACGGTGCAAAGTTTGAAAAGATCAACGCAGACGGCTCGGTGACCGAGGTCAAATTTGACGCCACTGGCGTCGTGTTGACGAAATCGAAGTAG
- a CDS encoding BON domain-containing protein — MRFTKSFALIFVLLLGMTVVPAIAQNSGRTVEQEVARQLRLLSNYNVFDYIDYRVENGVVTLSGWTNSLGTKYYIERALKRQDGITAVVNNIEELPPSRIDDRIRIATLRTFAERGPARYFSGLHPDVRITVKNGNIILNGVVSNVSDRDVLNILANSVPGVFSVTNNIKVGKTIS, encoded by the coding sequence ATGAGGTTTACTAAATCATTCGCATTGATCTTTGTTCTGCTTCTCGGGATGACAGTGGTTCCCGCGATCGCTCAAAATTCCGGAAGGACGGTTGAGCAGGAGGTGGCACGCCAGCTACGGCTGCTGTCCAACTACAACGTTTTTGACTACATCGACTATAGGGTCGAGAACGGAGTCGTGACGCTTAGCGGATGGACGAACTCGCTTGGCACGAAATATTACATTGAGCGTGCGTTGAAACGTCAGGACGGGATCACAGCCGTCGTCAACAATATTGAAGAGCTTCCGCCGTCGAGAATTGACGATCGGATCCGCATCGCGACTCTTCGCACGTTTGCCGAAAGGGGTCCGGCACGCTATTTCAGCGGGCTTCATCCGGATGTACGCATAACGGTCAAGAACGGCAACATCATCCTGAACGGTGTGGTGTCAAACGTCAGCGACCGTGACGTCCTGAACATCCTGGCAAATTCGGTCCCGGGCGTTTTCAGCGTGACAAACAACATCAAGGTCGGAAAAACTATTTCCTGA
- a CDS encoding amidohydrolase — protein sequence MKKAILFCQVLLISGFVIAVQGQMPAADLVITNANVRTMDAKRTLARSIAFLNSRIVAIGTDADTKPLIGSRTKVIDAKGKTVLPGFNDAHVHFLETGAQLSSVDLRDAATPEEFVRRIKEFAAKLPKGRWILGGKWDHENWKPNNLPTAAMIDAVTPNNPVFIDRLDGHMALANSLAMQKAGVNKDTKDVDGGEIVRDPAGNPTGVFKDEAMAYFNRVIPEPSFEERLEAALAATEHAASLGITSVQDMSTGTDVGVLQELYRQGKLKTRVYGCSPLGGYKRWEQAGVRFAFGDAMLRVGCLKGYADGSLGSTTAWFFEPYLDAPNSVGLPMADVLTTMRDNVKDADNAGLQVRIHAIGDRGNSVILDHFESAERANGVRDRRFTIEHAQHLRMDEIPRFSKQKVVASMQPFHIIDDGRWAWKRLDEKRLKGTYAFRSLLDAGAVLAFGSDSPVAPLNPLWGVYASVTRRTLDHKNPNGWVAEQKLSVDETVRAFTWGSAFAEYQDNIKGTIEVGKVGDVVILSDDIFTIDPVKIWDTQVLYTIVDGRVVYEKK from the coding sequence ATGAAAAAGGCAATTCTTTTCTGTCAGGTTCTTCTGATCTCCGGCTTCGTGATCGCGGTCCAAGGCCAAATGCCGGCCGCCGACCTCGTTATCACTAACGCGAATGTCCGAACGATGGATGCGAAACGTACGCTCGCGCGTTCGATAGCATTTCTTAACAGCCGCATCGTCGCCATTGGCACCGACGCTGACACAAAGCCATTGATCGGTTCACGAACAAAGGTCATCGACGCGAAAGGCAAGACGGTTTTGCCGGGCTTTAATGATGCCCACGTTCATTTTCTTGAGACGGGAGCTCAATTGTCGTCGGTCGATCTGCGTGATGCTGCAACACCGGAAGAATTCGTCCGGCGTATCAAAGAATTTGCCGCAAAACTGCCGAAAGGACGTTGGATACTCGGCGGAAAATGGGACCACGAGAATTGGAAGCCTAACAACCTGCCGACCGCGGCTATGATCGATGCCGTTACGCCCAACAATCCGGTTTTTATCGACCGACTCGACGGCCACATGGCACTCGCGAATTCACTCGCGATGCAGAAGGCGGGCGTCAACAAGGACACAAAGGACGTTGACGGCGGCGAGATCGTCCGTGATCCGGCCGGCAATCCGACCGGCGTTTTTAAGGACGAGGCGATGGCATATTTCAATCGCGTGATACCGGAGCCGAGTTTTGAGGAAAGGCTGGAAGCTGCACTCGCCGCTACCGAACACGCCGCCAGCCTCGGCATAACGAGCGTACAGGATATGTCCACAGGTACCGATGTCGGTGTTCTGCAGGAATTGTATAGGCAGGGAAAATTGAAGACCCGCGTTTATGGCTGTTCACCGCTCGGCGGTTATAAACGCTGGGAACAGGCGGGCGTTCGTTTCGCATTTGGCGATGCGATGCTGCGGGTCGGCTGTTTGAAAGGCTATGCGGACGGCAGCCTCGGTTCTACGACGGCGTGGTTCTTTGAGCCGTATCTTGACGCCCCGAATTCGGTCGGACTGCCGATGGCGGATGTGTTGACGACAATGCGTGACAACGTGAAGGACGCCGACAACGCGGGCCTGCAGGTTCGCATCCACGCTATAGGCGACCGTGGAAATTCGGTGATCTTGGATCATTTTGAATCGGCCGAGCGTGCGAATGGCGTCCGCGACAGACGCTTCACCATCGAACACGCCCAGCATTTGCGAATGGACGAGATACCACGCTTCAGCAAACAAAAGGTAGTAGCGTCGATGCAGCCTTTCCATATCATTGACGACGGCCGCTGGGCATGGAAACGGCTCGATGAAAAGCGTCTGAAGGGTACATATGCCTTTCGTTCTCTGCTCGACGCGGGTGCGGTTTTGGCATTTGGATCAGATTCGCCGGTCGCACCGCTGAACCCGCTTTGGGGCGTTTACGCTTCGGTCACGCGTCGCACGCTCGACCACAAGAACCCCAACGGTTGGGTAGCGGAGCAGAAACTCAGCGTTGACGAGACAGTTCGGGCGTTCACGTGGGGCTCTGCGTTTGCTGAATATCAGGACAACATTAAAGGCACCATTGAGGTAGGAAAGGTCGGCGATGTAGTGATCCTTTCTGACGATATTTTTACCATTGATCCGGTTAAGATCTGGGACACACAGGTGCTTTATACGATAGTTGACGGACGTGTGGTTTACGAGAAAAAGTAA
- a CDS encoding tRNA (cytidine(34)-2'-O)-methyltransferase produces the protein MLHVALYEPEIPPNTGNIARLCAATNTKLHIVGVTGFRMDDRTLRRSGLDYWDHVQLVRHIDIDALYACLPGSRFFYLTTKARRNYTETTFEDEDCLVFGPETRGLPQEILNSAPDNCLKIPMSNPNVRSLNLATSVGIVLYEALRQISVP, from the coding sequence ATGCTCCACGTCGCTCTCTATGAACCTGAGATACCGCCAAACACCGGCAACATCGCCCGTTTGTGTGCGGCGACAAATACGAAGCTCCACATTGTCGGGGTCACGGGTTTCAGAATGGATGACCGCACATTGAGGCGGTCAGGGCTGGACTATTGGGATCATGTTCAATTGGTGCGGCATATTGATATCGACGCATTGTATGCCTGTCTTCCCGGATCACGGTTCTTTTATTTGACCACCAAAGCACGGCGGAACTATACGGAAACGACGTTCGAAGACGAGGATTGCCTAGTTTTTGGGCCTGAGACACGAGGACTGCCGCAGGAGATTCTGAATTCTGCTCCCGACAACTGTCTAAAGATCCCGATGTCGAATCCCAACGTACGCAGCCTGAATCTCGCGACGAGTGTGGGCATCGTTTTGTATGAGGCATTGCGTCAAATATCAGTACCGTAG